A window of Lacibacter sediminis contains these coding sequences:
- a CDS encoding glycoside hydrolase family 43 protein: MKSVLTIGFVLFYLTVSAQTISKAWVSDNGNGTFKNPVVNADYSDPDAIRVGDDFYMVSSSFNHIPGLPILHSKDLVNWKLIGHALKRQPPFDHFSSVQHGGGVWAPSIRYYNNEFYIYYPDPDFGIYLTKAKNINGPWTEPVLVEAGKGLIDPCPLWDTDGKVYLVHAYAGSRAGFKSIIVVKELNKEATKVISDPVLVFDGHATDPTLEGPKFYKRNGFYYIFAPAGGVSTGWQLVLRSKNIYGPYERKVVMDQGASTVNGPHQGAWINTQTGEDWFLHFQDKDAYGRVVHLQPMSWKNDWPVIGVDKDGDAKGEPVMVYKKPNVGKTYPVATVADSDEFNSSKLGLQWQWQANPQQGWAFPTTEGVLRMFSAILPDSIKSPWDYPNLLAQKFPAEEFTATAKFSFQPRHEKERFALMVHGASYAYIAIEKRADGNYISFVKCVDADRKGKETVQDGEKLQSKDIYFRVQVSKTASCTFSYSEDGKTFKTIGDALTAKPGRWVGAKVGFFFNRSNKTNDAGVVDIDWFRIEQ, translated from the coding sequence ATGAAAAGTGTTTTAACGATAGGCTTTGTTTTGTTTTACTTAACTGTATCAGCGCAAACAATTTCAAAAGCATGGGTATCAGATAATGGCAATGGCACATTTAAAAACCCTGTTGTAAATGCTGATTACAGTGATCCGGATGCTATTCGTGTAGGCGATGATTTCTATATGGTATCATCATCGTTTAATCATATTCCCGGTTTGCCTATTCTTCATTCAAAAGATTTAGTAAACTGGAAACTGATCGGTCATGCATTAAAACGTCAGCCACCATTCGATCATTTTTCTTCTGTGCAACATGGCGGCGGTGTGTGGGCACCATCAATCCGTTATTACAACAATGAATTTTATATCTACTATCCTGATCCAGATTTTGGGATTTATCTCACAAAAGCAAAAAACATTAATGGCCCATGGACTGAACCTGTTCTTGTAGAAGCGGGAAAAGGTTTGATTGATCCTTGTCCGTTATGGGATACTGACGGCAAAGTTTATCTCGTGCATGCGTATGCAGGAAGTCGTGCAGGTTTTAAATCCATCATCGTCGTAAAAGAACTCAATAAAGAAGCCACAAAAGTGATTAGTGATCCGGTGCTTGTGTTCGATGGTCACGCAACTGATCCAACACTCGAAGGACCGAAGTTTTATAAACGCAATGGTTTCTATTACATTTTTGCACCGGCCGGTGGCGTAAGTACGGGTTGGCAATTGGTGCTTCGTTCAAAAAATATTTATGGACCTTATGAACGTAAAGTGGTGATGGATCAGGGAGCATCAACAGTGAACGGTCCGCACCAGGGCGCATGGATCAACACGCAAACAGGCGAAGATTGGTTTCTGCATTTTCAGGATAAAGATGCATACGGAAGAGTGGTGCATTTACAACCGATGAGTTGGAAAAATGATTGGCCGGTGATTGGTGTTGATAAAGATGGTGATGCCAAAGGCGAACCGGTGATGGTTTATAAAAAGCCGAATGTTGGTAAAACATATCCTGTTGCAACAGTTGCCGACAGTGATGAATTCAATTCATCCAAACTCGGTTTGCAATGGCAATGGCAGGCAAACCCTCAACAAGGTTGGGCATTTCCAACAACGGAAGGCGTATTGCGGATGTTCTCAGCCATTTTGCCCGACAGTATAAAATCACCGTGGGATTATCCAAACCTGCTGGCGCAAAAATTCCCGGCCGAAGAATTTACGGCCACTGCTAAATTTTCATTTCAGCCACGCCACGAAAAAGAACGTTTTGCCTTGATGGTGCACGGAGCAAGCTATGCGTATATCGCAATAGAAAAAAGAGCGGATGGCAACTACATCAGCTTTGTAAAATGCGTGGATGCAGACCGTAAAGGAAAAGAAACAGTACAGGACGGTGAAAAACTGCAGAGTAAGGATATTTATTTCCGTGTGCAGGTAAGCAAAACAGCAAGTTGCACTTTCAGTTACAGCGAAGATGGGAAAACCTTCAAAACCATTGGTGATGCATTAACTGCAAAGCCCGGAAGATGGGTTGGAGCGAAAGTTGGTTTCTTCTTCAACCGCAGTAACAAAACTAACGATGCAGGCGTGGTGGATATCGATTGGTTCAGGATTGAACAATAG